A window of Carassius gibelio isolate Cgi1373 ecotype wild population from Czech Republic chromosome A3, carGib1.2-hapl.c, whole genome shotgun sequence genomic DNA:
tgtgatcaaagctgtatttacagcatcatgactccagtcttcagtgtcacatgatccttcagaaatcagtctaatattctgatctgctgctcaagaaacatttcttattattataatgttcaaAACTGTTTTGTTgcatcatatttttgtggaaacaaaacaaaaaattatatatatatatatatatatatatatatatatatatatatatatatatatatatatatatatatatatatatatatatatatatacatactcacacatacatatatacataaaatttcaggattatttgatgaaaagaaagtgcaaaggaacagcatttatttgaaatcttctgtaacataataatcttctgtaacattttactgtcaattttcaattcaatgcatccttgttgaataaagaaactttgcaaaaaaaagacaaatcaccTGAATCCTGAGCCGGTCTCACCTTCTTCCCCTTACAGCAGCATCAGTCAGCGTTTTCCATCAGACACTCAGCTAAACTTCTGTCAGCGTTTGACCACAAACACACATCTGATGCCAGAGGATCTGTGCTGTCTAACTCATCTTTCAGTCTTTAACAGTGTGTCATGTGACCTACACTGTGTGTTTCTCCAAGAGCGAATCAAGACGAGCGCAGAGGTGAACAGTTCAGTTATATGCTATATTCATTCCAATCCAGGCCACACTGTAACATCAATCcattcttaaagagacagttcacccaaaaatgaaatcagTCGACGTACatattgacttccatagaattGAACAAAGTaacaaatactatggaagtcaatggctaccgttgACTGTTTGGTtgacaacattcttcaaaatatcttcttttgtgttcgacGCAAGACAGAAACTCATACTAGTTCAGAACAAGTGgagggtgggtaaatgatgacaattagAATTTTTGGGTTACTGTTCCTTTAAGGCCACTTCTGGGGTCCTAAAGCAAAACTAGATGCCAATCACAGTGTTAAATGactgataaatatataataaatcacaCATATCATGAATAAAATGGATATTTGGTCTATATCCAATGCATTCACATGCTTCTGCAGAAGTGTCGGCCTTAAGTGTCTTCAGAGCCGTTGTgtacatgaacacaaacacaggTGATCATATCGAGCTCAGATCTGATCCTGTTTGTCCCTGGAAAACCATCCAGAATCAAGTCAACTCACTGCTGTATCACTGCAGAGCACTCCGTCAGATTTGAATATGCAAAGTTTGAGTTTTATCACCAAAAAACTGTGCAgccgggtgaaaaaaaaaagttaaagtaagGTGACAAATCAATGTGCTGAAGCACTCTGAATGAAATGAGTCACTCAATTAATAATTACAGAAATCAAaagttaaatgtaattatttattgtgaaacatttaaaacaaatgaatcattcaaatgCACCAATTTGTCTTGGCATGTTAAAAATGTCATGAATATTGCATtcttgtgaaaataaataaataaataataatagatgcCAATTAAGTTTTAGTGAATTTggattcaagattattttaatataatattaattattagatTTTATACTAAACCTTTTGGAGTAGCAGGATATTTTACAGTGTTGTTCATTATAGGCATATTTTAGGAATTAAGCTTCTTATTATAAAAagtgatattttttataatttatcattAAAAGTAACAAAAGTGATATTTTATCATGCtaataaaaattattcaaatgcaGACTTTTTAACGTGTTAATATTTTGCTTTCATATAGTCTTGCAAaacatattgatttattttataatatattcattttattttaattattttaattatgtaaaaataaatctgcatattGAACTTTTTGgtttatgtaattattaattaattagattagattattgcATATTGAGGTTACCTCGATGAATCTGGCCACCAAATGCTTTTATATATACAACTTTTaatatctttatttctttttttggcatTTGCACCGGTTTCTCAGTGACCTATCTGTTTGTCATGTAAATGCCATTTTGTTTCGCCCTTCTTCCTCTCAGGTATGTGAAGCTCGAGCCCGATCAGAGAGAAACAGTATCGAGTGCAAACACTCCCGGCGCAGCTGTATTCAGTGCATCTGCACAACATCTGTCCGCTCATATCTCGCGCATTCACATGCACCCGACGCCTTATGATCGTGCATGCAGCTTCACGTATGTTCAGCTGAGGGTGGAGGAAGTTAGACTTCATCAGTGCATCTGCCCCACTCCTTCAGCCCAAATCACAAGACACACGATCGGAGCGCGCGCTCGCGTCCCGGCGGGATCTGGCGCGCGCCGCGGCTGTACTCACATCTTTCTTGGGGATTTTGGGAGTGCTGTTCTTATATTTGGACGTCTTGAAGCGATTCATGCTGAGCTGCTGATCTCGAGTGTGAAGCTGAACCTTCCGGGTGTGTGTCTGTTGTGAAAGTGTCctgtgtgtttgaatgagagCGTTCGTGTGACGCAGCGCTGATCTCCAAACAATCAGCGCGCACTAGAGGCGCGTCAGGACATCACGCGAGGTGTGGCTCTGAGAATATACAGATCTATCACAGTCAGGCTTGCACTTCCTCTGTCAAATACTGAGACTCAAATCTGGCAGAAGAGCATTTTATAGATAGGCCATCCCATAATgcaattttggtaaaaaaaaataaacgttttttaGAATGttcttgctattttttttaaaatgagctgaaattaaacatgtctttttacagtgcatttctatgaataaatacattaaaaaaacatttaaataggcCTAAATCaacttataatttttgttttatttcagtatgACTGAAATACTATTATAGAtcttataaattttttaatttctttttattttgtatatatatatatttttttttcaatgaatttTAGTTCAAATTTTAGTCGTTTTGTTTATAATGGGTAATGTATTTAGTAGTGCAATTTAGTCATGCGTGtgtcagttttattattttttgtattgtgtacatatattttttataattatttatattgtttatatattaattatttcgttaaattaattaaattaaattaaacgaaAATTAGAAATCTTGCATTGACAACTGCAACAACATCTGGAACAAAATATGTAAattgtttacagtttattttattttacttgacatttattttttatttttttatattgttttaaagtagtagtagtatagtTATTTCAGTTTAGACAGTAACCTTTCTTGTTGGTGAAATATCTCTAATGAGTCTAAAAATGGTAGTCACGATGTGTGAAATTATATCTATGCATTCAGCAAAAGAAGAACTGAGCTGCTctggacttttcttttttttctatgtaaTCTGTTTTTATTAGTCTATTCACTTTTCTTTTCATGAATTAGTCAATCTGAAAGCCATTATAATCGTGGATTACTCAAATAGTTTGACTATGCTAgtataacacatttttaattatgtAGTCTTTGCACTGAATGGGATATATTCTCGGACTTCCGCCTCACGAGCCCGTCCACTCTGCTTCAGCTCCCACGCGCTTGAAAGGAGTGGCTGAGCtaaccatagacatataaatacctagatgcctcattggccgctttgagCCGTTGCAGCGATACATCAACGcgtccgccatgttagtgagggcaagactgccttaaaacaaatgaaagtaaacgggggagctgcggtttttactgaataaaaacaccaTAACGTTCTCACCTACCAACCAATTTTAGAAgataaaaaacagttaaaaaaaactttgcctccagttgtttagttaggtttggaaaattattaattgaaagctcaCATTTATCTCACTTGAtgatttccttgatttttttcggtttacaaatctgctaatttagtataactgtgtgttattcatgtaatgtaatttgaatgtacattacatgatatgtagttgttttattgctttctctgtgttcaatcgcaacatttttctttcttttcttttctctttcttgtgTCTCAGGTCAGAACACAGCCCATTCCCTTTGAAGTACTGGGATAAAAcctaaataatacatctttaaacactaataatttactttcgttgagaaaatttaataaaacaagtaaatacaaatcacacacttgaagtctgcttttcattttgataGCACTTTAGCCTACAGaagaatacaacaaataataacatgtaactgatgaggctatggatccagtgaaaaggaaaatatgcactgatacagtgcacagtagaaaatatagtaaaagtgatatgttatattaaaaagtatatgtagtacaacttaaagtaaagtgaataatatgaaaagcgagtacaacggtacaataacagatataatagatttattaaattctatgtataatatgaataatatcataataaataactgaacaatagattaataatagcaagaagaatatgtaatataaagtgtggaataatacagaatagataaaaatgaataaattaatagtaaaataaagagtaaaataaaaaaaaatgaaatgtaattttaaaatactaattattaatcaaattaagacacaactaatgacacaacacacaaaaatattgtggacatgagttccaaattgtgtttaattaatgagctccctaagtataatatatacatgtactcaCACACAAAATCCTCTGAATCAATCTCAgctcaagaaacacattttatttaagttttcagttCTGCCTTTCTCTGGGAATAGAGTGGTTTATTTGTGGAGACAAAACCTGACTAATAAACATTAATTCCCCGCCGCTTCCCTcaagattttctattttattcaattaatgagtcaaataatgtaaaatacttttCCATGTATGTTGggcggcactttggagcctgtttgcgactcggtttattcagatcggcacttcggagcctgttcgcgactctgttgattcagatcgggacttcggagcctgttcgcgactcggttgattcagatcggcacttcggagcctgttcgcgactctgttgattcagatcggcacttcggagcctgttcgcgactctgttgattcagatcggcacttcggagcctgttcgcgactctactaattcagatcggcacttcggagcctgttcgcgactcggttgattcagatcggcacttcggagcctgttcgcgactcggttgattcagatcggcacttcggagcctgttcgcgactcggttgattcagatcggcacttcggagcctgttcgcgactccgttgattcaaatcggcacttcggagcctgttcgcgactctactgattcagatcggcacttcggagcctgttcgcgactcggttgattcagatcggcacttcggagcctgttcgcgactctgttgattcagatcgggacttcggagcctgttcgcgactctgttgattcagatcagcacttcggagtctgtttttattatcgtgtgacggtttgtaggtgtccaatctgtcgatgagtcagctatattttcttctgtcctgatgtgagagATATGAGAGTTGtccgctccaatatggcggcgacgttaACGTGCGGTCGAGcagccaatgaggcgtctaggtatgTATATGTCTATGGAACTAACCAAGAATCTCATCATGAGATTCTGGCAAGCTTGTTAAGAGTAAGTAAAGTAAGTTTGATAAAATTTATGTGGGTTCCTGCTCATGTGGGAGTGGAGGCTAATGAAGTGGTTGATAAGCTTGCTAAGCAAGCTCTTAAACATACAGAAATAGATATTCATGTGACTCTGAGCAAAAATGAAGTTAAAGGGAAAATAAAAGAATTCATGAATAACAAATGGCAAGAGGAATGGAACTGTGATAACAAGGGCAGGTTTATGTATAATATTCAACAGAAAGTAAATGGAAATGgaagaaatgtttttaagaacAGGAAAGAAGATACAATTATCTCACGCATTCAAATAGGACATACCAGATTAAATCATTCATTGTTTAAAATAGGAAAACATGAATcaggtaaatgtatttattgtaatcaGCCTGAAACTATAGAAcatgtattaataaaatgtaaaaaatatgaaaaagaaaggTTAAAGCTCATTAATGAAGTTAAAACATGGGTGTTGAATCATTCAATATGATGTCTTTTGAACGAGAAAGCAGGACAAAGAAGAATATATGgtgttattataaaatacattaaagaaatagGAATAATTAACAgaatctaatataattttttttttttttttgtcatttgcctATCAGTGCTTCACACTCCAGTCCAGTCGGTGGCGGTAaatgcaccaaaagttggtttgcCATCCGccataaaaagttaaaagaagaagaagaagaagaagaatctcATCAGTCTTCACAGCAGTGCGCATGCGCGAGCCGCTCGCTCGCACATGCGCAGTCGCTCTCGTGTTGTTGACGGGCAAAGATGGCGTGTTCCGCGGCTCGCAGCTCCGCACGCTGGGTCACAGCGGCCGTGTCCTCCGGCCACAGACGGGTCTGCTCGCCTCTGCTCTCCAGCGCGGATGGAGCACACCGGAGCCTCTCGACGCTGTCAGGCCGGCAGGTGTGGACGGCGCGCGGCGGGGGCCCCGGAGGAGCCGGGACCGCGGTGACATTGAGAGGCATGACAGGTGAGCTATAAAGGCCTGAGCACCTAACTACACACACTCTGATGTCAAAAGACGAGTTTATAATCAGATCTGATGTGATCGATATAGATCTTTATATGATAGATGACATGACCATGCAACCATGTGTAGGTCAGAAAGCAAACATAGTTCTTGCATGCAACTCTAAATCAATACATGCACACGTGATGCCCAATCAATGTAAGTTACTGTGTGAGGAAGAAGAGTTTAGCAGTGACTGTCAGCCGGATAAATAAAGACACAGAGAAGTGTGCCATGAAGAAAATCAACCAGaacaatgtgtgtttgtgtctctgttaGAAGTGACCCGAGCTGAAGTTCACCCTAGTAAACCTCGTTCAGGGCTTAGTTGAGTCTCAAACCCACTGTTTAGATCCACTCACTGAATCACTGATACATGGGCTGTTTGTGATTGTAATAACAGTGTTGTGTGTCACAGCGGTGGGCTCTTCTGCGTCTTCTCGTCTCATCTGTAAGATGTCGTTCCACACCAGCTGTCCTGCCAGAAAACAGGATTTCTACCAGATCCTAGGAGTTCCCCGCGCAGCCACGCAGAAGGAGATTAAGAAAGCTTATTACCAGGTCATACTTGACGCTAGTTGTCACAAAGATGCTTACTTTTAATAGCCATGTTCATTTTGTAATTTCATACctaacaatgactgttgtactctTACGTAGTACTTGATGTATAGGAAATTAATATTCttcataaatcataataaaaaaaaaaaaaaatagcaggtTTGCAAGCTCAGAAAAATGCTAAATTGTTTTCTTATCCTAAATATTATTAGGTTTCCCctaaaagtttgctttttttgattttattataaaatatagatgaataataattattctcatatttttttatattttaataagacttatttgtaatttaattttataatatttatttttgtagtattatacattattagtctttttaataatatagaaaattttctttctctgtgtttgcTGGTATTATAAATCTACATTTTGGCATTTTTTGGAACCACATTCAAACTAAAGCATCACATAATTAAACGCAGGTTTCTATTATTCGATTCATTTTCCACATTCAGAGTAAAGAGTGTGATGACTAGATCCTGTCTCATTTTTGGCATTGACCGTTGGTGTTTGTTTCCCCCTGATTCAGATGGCAAAGAAGTATCATCCGGACACGAACAAAGAGGACCCTCAGGCGAAGGAGAAGTTTGCGCAGCTGGCTGAGGCGTATGAGGTGTGCAGTGGTTCCTCTGTGCTGTGAGTGTGTCCCGCAGGAGGAATGAGTTTGGTGTGTTGTCCTCAGGTGCTCAGTGACGAGGTGAAGAGGAAGCAGTATGACACGTACGGCTCCGCTGGGTTTGACGCGGGACAGGCCGGCGCGGGACACCAGCAGTACTGGGGCCGAGGGAGCAGCATCGACCCCGAGGAGCTTTTCCGCAAGATCTTTGGGGAGTTTTCCGGAGCTCGAGGCTTTGGGGATTTCGGTGCCATCTTTGATCAGCCACAAGAGGTCAGACGTGCTCTCTTCTGGAGAGTTCTGGTGtgaagccagccaatcagatcacagcatgctgttcatatttttgtgttcAGTATGCACTAGGCAATTAGGGGCtctatgaaatcagttttatttttccaaaatttcattaaaaaaaaaaaatccaaatttttttttttttttttactgttacatTTTCTTCCCTAATTTTGAATTTttaccaaaatgtgttttttttgttgttcaaaacttagttttatattttcccaaattcagttgcattttttctaaaatgcagtatttttttcaaaatacagttttttaaattaattttttccctgaatttagttacattttcttctctaatttttactttttaccaAATTCAGTTCCCaactacaccccccccccccaaaaaaaatgctatttaattttattacaattttagttatatgttctgttttatttatttattttcatattttatgtgattaatgtttacatttttctggattaCATTATAATggtttaattcagttttaatcattaaaagcatgtctaatttaattaataaaactctgcaaattaaaataaaaactttaatttaaaaccgattttatgttagttatttattttttattttttaattgatttattttgctcaaataaaGTTCTACACATTAAACAACAGAACTTCAGAGTAAAATTTTTTAACTTAGATGTAAAAAATCTCTAAAGCCATAAAACAAATagaatactaaataaaaataataccacTAATAACCacttgatattttttattaatgtttctttGAGAAGTAGATTTTACTttacaatagtaatacatttcataatataTCATTAATCCATGCACAATATATTAATAGCATTTCATCATAATTCATAAAgttaactggacttttattttgctgATTGTCATGAAGACCTTTGCATTTCTGTATGCATTTGACAAGCCAGTATTAAGAAATgcttcatatttaaatagtagTCCTTTTAATAATTAGTAtattatatgcataaaatatttaatgtaatattccATGAAATTCTGCGTGTGGTTGATGGACCTCCAGTGAGCTCTGTTCTGTCTGCTCACAGTATGTGATGGAGCTCACATTCGCTCAGGCTGCTAAAGGAGTGAATAAAGAGATCACGGTCAACATGGAGGATGCGTGTCAGCGCTGTGGGGGCAGAGGTCACGAGCCCGGCTCCAAAGTCCAGCACTGCGGCAGCTGCAACGGGACAGGAATGGTAGGTGACCCCTCCAGTGCATCAGCTCCTCCAGACGTGTCCGATACTCAGCGTCTCTCATCGGTCCCCGCAGGAGACGGTGAACACGGGGCCCTTTGTGATGCGCTCCACCTGCAGGCGCTGTGGCGGGAGGGGTTCGGTCGTCACATCGCCCTGCACAGCGTGTCGAGGGACGGGACAGACCAAGCAGAGGAGGACCGTCACGGTGCCTGTGCCCGCTGGTGAGTGTGCTGGGTAACTCCAGTGATGTCAGACTGCGTTCAGTGAAGACATTGAAGGTTTGTTTACTGTGTGTTCAGGGATCGAGGACGGGCAGACGGTCCGGATGCCAGTGGGGAAGAAAGAGATCTTCATCACGTTCAGAGTGAGTACATCACCAGCAGATTTCAAAACCATGTGACACAcggttacatatatatatgtatatgtacacccATTTCCCCATCTAAATGATCTGCAAGTGCTCTTGAGAGGGCTTTCGTTCATGTCTTATTCAGTGTATTCAGACGTCTCTTTCTGGGCTGTTGGCTGCTGTGATctcatacagtacagaccaaaagtttggaaacattactatttttaatgtttttgaaagaagtttcttctgctcatcgagcctgcatttatttgatcagaaatacagaaaaaaacaataatattgtgatatattatttcaatttaaaataattgtttttaaatgtattatactttaaattatcatttatttctgtgatgcaaagctgaatttttaggatcattatcacatgatcctttagaaatcattctaatatgatgattcattatcaaagttggaaacagttctgctgcttaatattttttctaagCTTTTTTttaagctatgtttttaaaatataaatattgtgtaataagaatatacactactggtcagtaatttggggtcagtcattttttttaaaataaaatcaatacttttattcagcaaggatgtgttaaattgataaaaagtgatagtaaagaaaatatattattagaatatatattataagattttttttttttttaattttgaataaatgcagttctttttaaccttttactgatcaaatatattagacagcagaactgtttccaacactcataataaatcagaatatgaaaataatttctaaatgatcatgtgatagactggatgtcacatgtgacactgaaggctggagtaatgatgctgaaaattcagctttgcattacaggaatacattatttttttaaagtatattcaaatagaaaactattattttaagttgtaataatatttcacaatattactgttttttctgtatttttgatcaaataaatgcaggcttgatgagcagaagaaacttcattcaaaaacattcaaaatagtaatgtttccaaacttttggtctggtACTGGTACTGTATATAATCCCAGATCACGTCTGCTGCTTGTGTACTTGATACTAATCGTGTGTCGATGCTCTCAGGTCCAGAAAAGCCCGATCTTCAGGAGGGACGGCGCTGACATCCACTCTGATATCATGATCTCTGTGGCTCAGGCCATACTGGGCGGCACGGTCCGAGCGCAAGGACTCTACGAGAACATCAATCTCTCGGTGGGACGCTTTGGAGATTTTATCATGAACATGTTGTATTATTAAAGGAACGGTTCAACTAAAATggacattttctgaaaatgtattccCCTTCAGCTAATCTGAGAtgtagatgatttttttttcttcatcagaacagatttggagacatttatcacttgctcagcagtgggtcctctgcagtgtatgggtgccgtcagaatgagagtctaaacagctgataaaagcatcacaataatccacagcactccaatccatcaattaacataCTTTGAAgtgaaaaaaagacatttgtaacTTCACAGTGTCACTTCCGGCTAAAATACAAGTCATCGatgcataaaaatattattttctcctgtaaaaaaaaaaggtcttatctgaatcaggggagaaatatgcacatatcaAGTGTGGTTTACAAGTAAAAACCGGTTTCTAACAAATATGTTGTAGGGTTTTGATGTGAGATGACACAGAGGATGGGCGTTTTTACTGAAGGAACCATGTTAGgattatagatatatagatatttatattaaAGATAAAACAGAGTTATTTCTTATAGATGCAGCTTTTTGTTAACTGATAGTCTGGAGTggtatggattattgtgatgtatttatcagttgtttagactctcattctgacggcacccattcactgcagagcatccattgctgagcaagtgatgcaatgctacatatctccaaatctgtttgaTTGAGAAAATTCATCTATGTCTTGGATGACCTGAAGGGGAGTAAAGTTTCAGCAAACAATCTTTTTATTTGTCCGTTAATCTGGATACTGCTGTGCATGTCAACACATGTCTGTAACCAGCCAATGCTCTTGTAGATCCCGGTCGGAGTCCAGGCTGACCACAGGATCCGGCTCTCTGGGAAAGGTATTCCTCGGGTCAGCGGCTACGGCTACGGGGACCACTACGTCCACATCAAGATCAAAATCCCTAAGTAAGATTACACACACATGATAAGAGCACTCGCTTTGCTGCTGTTAAAGGTCAGAATAACTGATGCATCCGTATGTCTGGTGTCCAGGATGTTGACCGACCGGCAGCAGGCCCTCATGAGGAGTTACGCGGAGGACGAGACCGATGTGGAGGGAACCGTCAACGGAGTGAccagcaccactacaggtacagCCATCAGAGAGTGATCAGACCTGTCCTCCTAATTACAGAAACTGTTTTGCTCCCCCTGACAGCCACAAACCAGGAAAGATGATTGGTTATAAGATCAAACTGCCTGAACTCCATGTTAATGACTGTAAGGATTGGGGAAACCCCGAGTTAAGCAGCACTTTTGAGGGTCAGTATCTGGTTTGTGGCTGTTTGTGAATCCAGTGGCTCCATAGAAGTATTTGGACATTTAAAAATCATGGTATGCAATCAGATCTTTACCTGTATTCACGATCTGTTTTTAAGGGGTTTTCAGACTGAGTGCTGGGGGTCCATGGAAATGTGTACAGAAAAAgctaaataaactgaataaaaaaacagatgaataatagttcaaaaactaaaattaaagcgATTAGGATTCctaacacaaaatgaaaatttagtccGTAATCAAGcttcccggttttcatccaaaatatcttaaattgtgttcctggagagaaacGAACGTAGTGTAAGTGAttgaaaaaaagttcattttgggCTGGAGGAGCCCTTTAATTcaataagaaaataaacattggattaaaacaaatcatgaataaatcaaataaagtagtaaataaatacaatactatAATAAGTAGGCAAAAATAATATTCAATTTTGACCGTTTGTCATGTaaattgggtaaaaaaaaaaggcattttaaatagtAGGATTGGGATTTCATGCACACAGATGGTCATATTTGGGGTCTTTGGCATTTGAAAGATTGTAAACCCCTGATATATTACTATGTGGTAGATTCGTTCTTGCATTTGTTTGTCATCACAGGTAAAAGATCCGCTGGAAACTAGACTTTAGTGGAGCTTCAGATTCAGTGTAAAGCGAGTCTTCAGCTGTGGACACGTGCAGCGTGGAGATCATCTCGATCGCTCCTCAGAAACTACAGACCAGCGAGAAG
This region includes:
- the LOC127955577 gene encoding dnaJ homolog subfamily A member 3, mitochondrial isoform X1; this encodes MACSAARSSARWVTAAVSSGHRRVCSPLLSSADGAHRSLSTLSGRQVWTARGGGPGGAGTAVTLRGMTVLCVTAVGSSASSRLICKMSFHTSCPARKQDFYQILGVPRAATQKEIKKAYYQMAKKYHPDTNKEDPQAKEKFAQLAEAYEVLSDEVKRKQYDTYGSAGFDAGQAGAGHQQYWGRGSSIDPEELFRKIFGEFSGARGFGDFGAIFDQPQEYVMELTFAQAAKGVNKEITVNMEDACQRCGGRGHEPGSKVQHCGSCNGTGMETVNTGPFVMRSTCRRCGGRGSVVTSPCTACRGTGQTKQRRTVTVPVPAGIEDGQTVRMPVGKKEIFITFRVQKSPIFRRDGADIHSDIMISVAQAILGGTVRAQGLYENINLSIPVGVQADHRIRLSGKGIPRVSGYGYGDHYVHIKIKIPKMLTDRQQALMRSYAEDETDVEGTVNGVTSTTTGKRSAGN
- the LOC127955577 gene encoding dnaJ homolog subfamily A member 3, mitochondrial isoform X2, whose protein sequence is MACSAARSSARWVTAAVSSGHRRVCSPLLSSADGAHRSLSTLSGRQVWTARGGGPGGAGTAVTLRGMTAVGSSASSRLICKMSFHTSCPARKQDFYQILGVPRAATQKEIKKAYYQMAKKYHPDTNKEDPQAKEKFAQLAEAYEVLSDEVKRKQYDTYGSAGFDAGQAGAGHQQYWGRGSSIDPEELFRKIFGEFSGARGFGDFGAIFDQPQEYVMELTFAQAAKGVNKEITVNMEDACQRCGGRGHEPGSKVQHCGSCNGTGMETVNTGPFVMRSTCRRCGGRGSVVTSPCTACRGTGQTKQRRTVTVPVPAGIEDGQTVRMPVGKKEIFITFRVQKSPIFRRDGADIHSDIMISVAQAILGGTVRAQGLYENINLSIPVGVQADHRIRLSGKGIPRVSGYGYGDHYVHIKIKIPKMLTDRQQALMRSYAEDETDVEGTVNGVTSTTTGKRSAGN